The Fundidesulfovibrio terrae genomic sequence CAAGGTCGCGCAGATGAGGATGGAGAAGGTCTTGAGCGGGATTCCGGGGATGCCCATGGCCGTGGCCAGGATCACCGGCAGGAGCGCCGTGGTGTGGGCGGTGAGGCTCGCGAACATGTAGTGGATGAAGAAGAACAGAAGGATGAGCGCCACCATGAGGGCGTTCACCGAGAAGCCGGACATGGCTCCGGCGGCCAGGGCGGCGAACCACTTGAGGAAGCCCACCTTGCTCAGCCCGTCGGCCAGGGCCACCAGGGTGCCGAACCAGCAGAGCACGTTCCAGGCGGTCTTATGGCTGATGATGTCCTCCCAGCTGACCACCTTGGTGAGGATCATGAGCGACAGGGCCATGAGGGCCACGACGGTGGCGTCGAAGAGCTTGCCTCCGAAAATCCACAGCACCAGGGCGAACACGGCGAGCCCGGCCATGGTGAGCTCCCTGGCGGTGATGGAGCCCATCTTGGCCAGTTCCGCGCCGGCCCACTTGGGAGCGTCCTCGCTGCGTTTGATTTCGGGCGGATAGATTATGTAGATCAGGTAGGGCAGGGCCAGAAACAGCAGGATGCAGGCCGGCGCCAGGGAGACGAACCATTCGGTCCAGCCGATGGTGAGCTTGGTGGTCTTTTCCAAGAGCGACAGGGCCAGCAGGTTGGGGGCCAGGGCCGTCAGGAACATGGTGCTGGTGACGCAGGTGGTGGCCAGGGCGGTCCACATGAGGTAGCCGCCGATCTTGCGCGCGCCGCTCTCGGGCGTGGAGCCGTAGAGAGGCGGGATGTTCTTGATGATGGGGAAGATCACGCCGCCGCTCCGGGCGGTGTTGGACGGGGTGAAGGGGGCCAGGGCCAGGTCGGCCAGGGCCACGGCGTAGCCCAGGCCCAGGGTGCTCTTGCCCAGCGTCTTGATGAGGAACAAGGCGATGCGCTTGCCCAGGCCCGTCTTTTCGTAGCCCATGGCGAACATGAAGGCCACGAAGATGAGCCACACCGTGCTGTTGGAGAATCCGGACAGGGCCCAGCGCACGGCGTCGGCCGGAAGGGGGGCCTTGTCGGCCTGGGCGGGCACCAGGTTGAGGGCCGCAGCCAGGGTGACGCCGATCAAGCCCGCGGCGGCGGCCGGGATGGGCTCGATGACCAAGGCCGCGATCACGGCGACGAACAGGGCGAAATAGTGCCAGGCGTAGGGCTGCAGTCCCTGGGGCGTGGGAATGAACCAGAGGATTGCCCCGATGGCCAGTGGGAGTATGGCCTTCCAGTCGAGTTTCATGCGGCTTGCTCCTTTGCGTTTGGCTGCCCGATTCCTTTGAACCGGACGAAAATTGATCGGCCTCCGTTGCTTTCAATTTTGAAAAGCAGAAAACGTTCCAAAAATAACACTTAATTATATCGATATGTTAACAAGTTGTGTTGTTCGTGTGAAACGAATATGTTTCACCATGTCTCAAATGGTTTCATCATGTTTCATTGTGTCGCATACAAGGAGTTCCTGATGACCTCCATTGCCTTCATGGCCTTGAACGAAACCATGTTCGAGTGTGCCCGCGATGTGCTCAAAGGCGCTCACGATGATGTCCGGCTGGCTGTGGGCCTCATGGGCGGGGCCGTGGACGTGGCGCGCAACTTCGCAGCGGCGGGGGTGGAGGTCGTCATTTCGCGCGGGGCCACGGCCCGGTGCGTCCAGGCCGCCTTGCCGGACCTCTCCGTGGTGGACATGTCCACATCCAGCCTGGACCTCCTTTCGGCCATCCACAAGGCCCAGGCCAAGGCGGAGCGCGTGGCCGTGGTGGCCTTCCCTCCCATGTCCGACGGGGCGCGCGAGATCGGGGACATGCTCGGCGCGGACGTGGGCGTCTACCAGTGGGACCGGGAGGAGGACATCGCCCGGGCCGTGCTCGAGGCCCGGGCCGACGGGGCCGGGATCGTGGTGGGCGGCTACATCATGGCCCTTATCGCCAGACGGCTCGGCGTGCCCTGCCAGCCCGTGGAGAGCAGCCCCCAGTCCATCCTGGCCGCCGTGCGCGAGGCCAAGCGCATCGCCCACGGCAGGGGCGTGGAGAAGGCCAAGAGTTCGCTCATGCGGGCCGTGCTCACCTCCACGGACAACGGCATCGTGGCCGTGGACCGGCGCGGCCAGGTCACGGTGTTCAACCCCGTGGCG encodes the following:
- a CDS encoding anion permease, giving the protein MKLDWKAILPLAIGAILWFIPTPQGLQPYAWHYFALFVAVIAALVIEPIPAAAAGLIGVTLAAALNLVPAQADKAPLPADAVRWALSGFSNSTVWLIFVAFMFAMGYEKTGLGKRIALFLIKTLGKSTLGLGYAVALADLALAPFTPSNTARSGGVIFPIIKNIPPLYGSTPESGARKIGGYLMWTALATTCVTSTMFLTALAPNLLALSLLEKTTKLTIGWTEWFVSLAPACILLFLALPYLIYIIYPPEIKRSEDAPKWAGAELAKMGSITARELTMAGLAVFALVLWIFGGKLFDATVVALMALSLMILTKVVSWEDIISHKTAWNVLCWFGTLVALADGLSKVGFLKWFAALAAGAMSGFSVNALMVALILLFFFIHYMFASLTAHTTALLPVILATAMGIPGIPLKTFSILICATLGLMGILTPYATGPSPVYYGCGYITRKEFWTLGFIFGVIFIAALVGIDFPYMMTISH